A genome region from Halorussus pelagicus includes the following:
- a CDS encoding rubrerythrin family protein, translating to MNSENFLDTVRDDNETALSRLGSSKSLYAETEGEMEPEVVFRAAADAEYAASETFGAWADDASAESVRETFADFGDQERDHYEQVVGKLDEGVENHDPSEVPAIHEYLRGLETDPARVGGFLGRTLASEKSKEQMVGFFVGQADPQTAQLFRDLGEDLDGQIERGTELLAEVCESDEDWDAALEAASGAIGTAYDEYTETLEGMGVNPKPVC from the coding sequence ATGAACTCCGAGAACTTCCTCGACACCGTCCGCGACGACAACGAGACCGCGCTCTCCCGACTCGGCTCCTCGAAGTCGCTCTACGCCGAAACCGAGGGTGAGATGGAACCCGAAGTCGTGTTCCGCGCCGCCGCCGACGCCGAGTACGCCGCCAGCGAGACCTTTGGGGCGTGGGCCGACGACGCTAGCGCCGAGTCGGTCCGCGAGACGTTCGCCGACTTCGGCGACCAAGAGCGCGACCACTACGAGCAGGTCGTGGGGAAACTCGACGAGGGCGTAGAGAACCACGACCCGAGCGAGGTGCCCGCCATCCACGAGTACCTGCGCGGTCTCGAAACCGACCCCGCGCGCGTCGGCGGATTTTTGGGCCGGACGCTCGCCAGCGAGAAGTCCAAAGAGCAGATGGTCGGCTTCTTCGTCGGACAGGCCGACCCCCAGACCGCCCAACTGTTCCGCGACTTGGGCGAGGACTTGGATGGGCAGATAGAGCGCGGCACGGAACTGCTGGCGGAAGTCTGTGAGAGCGACGAGGACTGGGACGCGGCGCTGGAGGCGGCGAGCGGTGCGATTGGGACGGCCTACGACGAGTACACCGAGACGCTGGAGGGGATGGGTGTGAATCCGAAGCCGGTATGTTGA
- a CDS encoding sensor histidine kinase, with amino-acid sequence MSSLGETIAGPLSTDETSDGRADGDLRRVAGSGIIALTGFALLVPTVSRLVAGPESLVAGVLAGLGTVVALVLVAAGYLIHRAGFSASNTLRIAGWNTLGVVVLGAVLALVYFYRPLAVPPFVVATVLGVSAAAHVIIGVNDVRRIRAEELATEREKTAVLNRLIRHNLRNDVQVLGGFAERLTAEVEDPELADVAGRVERKATDLGGMYGKVADIQETIEGEAAPTRPVELRPVADAVAEEFRETSPDADIAVSVPDGMAVSANDQLRRVLANVVENALEHHRGDSPQVRLAAERFGDRVEVRVSDDGPGIPDDEVAVLTGDRNLTQLDHGSGFGLWLVKWVVESYGGEVRFEESDSGGTRVVLTLDAA; translated from the coding sequence ATGTCATCTCTCGGAGAAACGATTGCTGGACCACTCTCAACCGACGAGACCAGCGACGGTCGGGCGGACGGCGACCTGCGGCGCGTCGCGGGAAGCGGCATCATCGCGCTTACCGGATTCGCGCTCCTCGTGCCGACCGTCTCCAGACTCGTCGCTGGGCCGGAATCACTCGTCGCTGGCGTTCTCGCTGGCCTCGGAACCGTGGTCGCGCTCGTCCTCGTCGCGGCGGGATACCTGATACACCGCGCCGGGTTCTCGGCGTCGAACACCCTGCGCATCGCCGGATGGAACACGCTCGGCGTGGTCGTCCTCGGAGCGGTTCTCGCCCTGGTCTATTTCTACCGACCGCTCGCGGTTCCGCCGTTCGTCGTGGCGACCGTGCTGGGCGTCAGCGCGGCCGCGCACGTCATCATCGGCGTCAACGACGTGCGGCGCATCCGGGCCGAGGAACTGGCGACCGAGCGCGAGAAGACCGCGGTGCTGAATCGCCTGATTCGACACAACCTCCGGAACGACGTGCAGGTGCTGGGCGGGTTCGCCGAGCGACTGACCGCGGAGGTCGAGGACCCGGAACTCGCCGACGTTGCGGGCCGCGTCGAACGCAAGGCCACCGACCTCGGCGGGATGTACGGCAAGGTCGCCGACATTCAGGAGACCATCGAGGGCGAGGCGGCCCCGACCCGCCCGGTCGAACTCCGGCCGGTCGCCGACGCGGTGGCCGAGGAGTTCCGCGAGACCTCCCCCGACGCCGACATCGCGGTGTCGGTCCCAGACGGGATGGCAGTCAGCGCCAACGACCAACTCCGGCGCGTCCTCGCCAACGTCGTGGAGAACGCTCTCGAACACCACCGCGGGGACTCCCCGCAGGTCCGACTCGCCGCCGAGCGGTTCGGCGACCGGGTCGAAGTCCGGGTCAGCGACGACGGACCGGGCATCCCTGACGACGAGGTGGCGGTGTTGACCGGCGACCGCAACCTCACGCAACTCGACCACGGGAGCGGGTTCGGTCTCTGGCTTGTCAAGTGGGTCGTCGAGAGCTACGGCGGCGAGGTGCGCTTCGAAGAGAGCGATTCCGGGGGAACTCGCGTCGTTCTCACGCTCGACGCGGCGTAA
- a CDS encoding acetoacetate decarboxylase family protein, which produces MVPDDERASERKGERARQDDERADGRRVRQLSTGHTVELPLDCEFTMAGALFPASAESLATGLPDRLSPVRVAPRTGALALVSIEYHRVGGLDPYDEFAVIVPVVADARTDLPGVQFVGGDLGGWVHWLPVTTEESVALGREIWGYPKEVADIEIEERAGTRRTTVSLDGELVVVLDVEPVEPRTCDVTTAVTRKRDLTLQSYTELDGDLLGTRVALDGPLAVRPLSQRASVSLGSHDLADELRALGIRNCSLGRLYSSRTEARLHPGAAVL; this is translated from the coding sequence ATGGTCCCAGACGACGAGCGCGCCAGCGAGCGGAAGGGAGAACGCGCCCGACAGGACGACGAGCGCGCTGATGGACGAAGAGTACGCCAGCTCTCGACGGGCCACACGGTCGAACTCCCGCTTGACTGCGAGTTCACGATGGCGGGCGCGCTGTTTCCCGCCTCGGCTGAGAGTCTCGCCACCGGGCTTCCCGACCGCCTCTCGCCGGTCCGGGTTGCGCCCCGGACCGGCGCACTCGCGCTCGTAAGCATCGAATACCACCGCGTCGGCGGGTTGGACCCCTACGACGAGTTCGCGGTTATCGTCCCGGTCGTCGCCGACGCCCGGACCGACTTGCCGGGTGTGCAGTTCGTCGGCGGGGACCTCGGCGGGTGGGTCCACTGGTTGCCGGTCACGACCGAGGAGTCGGTCGCGCTCGGGCGGGAGATTTGGGGCTACCCCAAGGAAGTCGCCGACATCGAAATCGAGGAGCGCGCGGGAACTCGACGCACGACCGTCTCGCTCGACGGCGAGTTGGTCGTTGTTCTCGACGTGGAACCGGTCGAGCCGAGGACGTGCGACGTGACGACCGCGGTGACCCGCAAGCGCGACCTGACGTTGCAGAGCTACACCGAACTGGACGGCGACCTTCTCGGGACCCGCGTGGCTCTCGACGGCCCGCTCGCGGTCCGGCCGTTGAGCCAGCGCGCCTCGGTCTCGCTCGGGAGCCACGACCTGGCGGACGAGCTTCGCGCTCTCGGGATTCGGAACTGTTCGCTCGGCCGACTGTACTCGTCGCGGACGGAGGCGCGGTTGCACCCCGGAGCGGCGGTCTTATAA
- a CDS encoding SDR family oxidoreductase, with translation MTATERDRTVLLTGCGSGIGRRTARAFAREGWTVYATDLREDLLDPLAEECETAELDVTDAEQCEAVVARVADETGGIDCLVNNAGFGVVGAMEDVSADLAREQFDVLVHGPHRLARAALPHLRASGSGRPGSGRIVNVSSVLGRAAFPGLGTYSSAKFALEGLTDALRLEVAPEVEVVAVEPAWVRTNFEEAAMDRMADAERSSAYDDVYDLYERGAALDGGPLAVGPERVAETILRAATVSDPKTRYPVGWVARAIVSSRILPDRLRDRAIWGLAKSAVRLREWGLI, from the coding sequence ATGACCGCGACAGAGCGCGACCGAACCGTCCTCCTCACGGGATGTGGGTCCGGCATCGGCCGCCGGACTGCCCGCGCGTTCGCCCGCGAGGGTTGGACCGTCTACGCGACTGACCTGCGCGAGGACCTGCTCGACCCGTTGGCCGAGGAGTGTGAGACCGCGGAACTCGACGTGACCGACGCCGAGCAGTGCGAGGCAGTCGTCGCCCGAGTCGCCGACGAGACCGGGGGCATCGACTGTCTGGTCAACAACGCTGGCTTCGGCGTCGTCGGCGCGATGGAGGACGTGTCGGCCGACCTCGCCCGCGAGCAGTTCGACGTGCTGGTCCACGGGCCACACCGCCTCGCGCGCGCCGCCCTGCCCCATCTGCGCGCGTCCGGGTCCGGCCGCCCCGGTTCCGGCCGCATCGTCAACGTCTCTAGCGTCCTCGGCCGGGCGGCGTTCCCCGGTCTCGGCACCTACAGCAGCGCGAAGTTCGCGCTCGAAGGCCTGACCGACGCGCTCCGACTCGAAGTCGCTCCGGAAGTCGAGGTGGTCGCCGTCGAACCCGCGTGGGTCCGGACGAACTTCGAGGAGGCCGCGATGGACCGCATGGCCGACGCCGAGCGCTCCTCGGCCTACGACGACGTGTACGACCTCTACGAGCGCGGTGCCGCACTCGACGGCGGCCCGCTGGCGGTCGGTCCCGAGCGCGTCGCCGAGACGATTCTCCGGGCCGCCACCGTCTCGGACCCGAAGACGCGCTACCCGGTCGGGTGGGTCGCGCGAGCCATCGTCTCCTCGCGGATTCTACCCGACCGCCTGCGAGACAGGGCTATCTGGGGGTTAGCGAAGTCGGCGGTTCGGTTGCGGGAGTGGGGTTTGATTTGA
- a CDS encoding sulfurtransferase produces the protein MSNSAYANDVLVTADWVADHLDKFQSDDSEYRLVEVDVDTEAYDETHAPGAVGFNWETQLQDQTQRDILEKDDFEDLLGSHGITEDSTVVLYGDNSNWFAAYAYWQFKYYGHDDVRLLDGGREFWLENDYETTDEVPEFSEQSYDAGGPRESIRAYRDDVEKAIDRGVPLVDVRSPEEYSGEVLAPPGLQETAQRGGHIPGAKNISWAAVTNEDGTFKTRDELADLYAEEGIDGDGTTVAYCRIGERSSVAWFALHELLGYDDTVNYDGSWTEWGNLVDAPIETGSGE, from the coding sequence ATGAGCAATTCAGCGTACGCGAACGATGTTCTTGTCACCGCCGACTGGGTGGCGGACCACCTCGACAAGTTCCAGAGCGACGACTCCGAGTACCGACTCGTGGAGGTTGACGTAGACACCGAGGCCTACGACGAGACCCACGCGCCGGGTGCTGTCGGCTTCAACTGGGAGACCCAGTTGCAGGACCAGACCCAGCGCGACATCCTCGAAAAGGACGACTTCGAGGACCTGCTGGGGAGTCACGGCATCACCGAAGACTCCACCGTAGTCCTCTACGGTGACAACTCGAACTGGTTCGCGGCCTACGCCTACTGGCAGTTCAAATACTACGGCCACGACGACGTACGTCTCCTCGACGGCGGCCGCGAGTTCTGGCTCGAAAACGACTACGAGACCACCGACGAGGTGCCGGAGTTCTCCGAGCAGAGCTACGACGCGGGCGGCCCGCGCGAGTCCATCCGGGCCTACCGCGACGACGTAGAGAAGGCCATCGACCGCGGCGTTCCGCTCGTGGACGTTCGGTCGCCCGAGGAGTACAGCGGCGAAGTCCTTGCCCCGCCAGGACTCCAGGAGACCGCCCAGCGCGGCGGCCACATCCCCGGCGCGAAGAACATCTCGTGGGCCGCAGTCACGAACGAGGACGGCACGTTCAAAACCCGCGACGAACTCGCCGACCTCTACGCCGAGGAGGGCATCGACGGCGACGGGACCACCGTCGCATACTGCCGCATCGGCGAGCGGTCGTCGGTCGCGTGGTTCGCGCTCCACGAACTGCTCGGCTACGACGACACCGTCAACTACGACGGGTCGTGGACCGAGTGGGGTAATCTCGTGGACGCGCCGATTGAAACCGGTAGCGGAGAATAG
- a CDS encoding sulfurtransferase: MNENVVVSADWLEDRLDDVRVVDVRDSWEYDGIGHVPGAVNVPFDSFRDQDSDASGTLPGAEAWADLLGEAGISADDTVVAYDDTHGVFAARFLVTAEAYGHTDLHLLNGDYSSWMRERETTSDAPEVESTTYEVREPDHSPFVGHEQVETAVDDPDSVLVDTRDDWEYEEGHLPGAVNLDWRELVDDETRGLKPEAEMTDVLAAHGITPDKRVVLYCNTARRISHTYVVLSSLGYDDLAFYEGSLTDWESVGGPIETGT, translated from the coding sequence ATGAACGAAAACGTCGTAGTCAGCGCCGACTGGCTCGAAGACCGCTTGGACGACGTACGAGTCGTGGACGTGCGCGACTCGTGGGAGTACGACGGCATCGGCCACGTTCCGGGCGCGGTCAACGTCCCGTTCGACAGCTTTCGGGACCAAGACAGTGACGCTTCCGGAACCCTGCCCGGCGCGGAGGCGTGGGCCGACCTGTTGGGCGAGGCGGGAATCTCGGCGGACGACACCGTGGTCGCCTACGACGACACCCACGGCGTCTTCGCCGCGCGGTTCCTCGTCACCGCGGAGGCCTACGGCCACACTGACCTCCATCTGCTCAACGGCGACTATAGTTCGTGGATGCGCGAGCGCGAGACGACCAGCGACGCGCCCGAGGTCGAATCGACCACCTACGAGGTCCGCGAACCGGACCATTCGCCCTTCGTGGGCCACGAGCAAGTCGAGACGGCGGTAGACGACCCCGACAGCGTCCTCGTGGACACCCGCGACGACTGGGAGTACGAGGAGGGCCACCTGCCCGGCGCGGTCAACCTCGACTGGCGCGAACTCGTGGACGACGAGACGCGCGGGCTGAAACCCGAGGCGGAGATGACCGACGTGCTGGCGGCACACGGCATCACGCCCGACAAGCGCGTGGTCCTCTACTGCAACACGGCCCGGCGAATCAGCCACACCTACGTCGTCCTCTCGTCGCTGGGCTACGACGACCTCGCGTTCTACGAGGGGAGTCTGACCGACTGGGAGTCGGTCGGCGGTCCCATCGAGACCGGGACCTGA
- a CDS encoding right-handed parallel beta-helix repeat-containing protein, whose amino-acid sequence MNRAPTRTLALLMVLILGVSAVAPATAALAADAASVGSAADDATSASADVTYVEADITEDTTWSADGGPYRVAADVTVEEGATLVVEPGTTVQPAANIEITVQGNLTAEGTESDPITVATAPQAPDDVRWASIRYEGGRRSHLSLAHATVENATNALTVGSAVGRVDVTAVTVRNASRNGILVSDVTGTPKLTVEDSTFTNIGERGVTVTPGAGTVGESNVVPISTELGDRTIHRTSLALGADTTMDTLRIDYRGHGNIADLTRGSLLQFGIDRNRNGTIDRSLRAEIENATHRRPNGYEIELSETITVPAGATVVAVYEDVVNPRTYGTYPVELDLRTNGVSQTATTVLPFDLRSSGAGSSSDVAESRTRGVTVTGSTFESTGEQGVFVAADKTRRVRVTDNSFSHTRGSGISLRGRRVESSVISGNRLSTVGDGADGVRVAAQRATDLTLRDNRIADADAGIGLYASEENADRIRIDSNAVTESSTGVRVRHRAKHYSQHLSMTLADNTLSQNDGRGVSVVASSTRLRDIAVRGNDVSENGDAGLRFKGNVLSRLDVRDNRFEGNDADGVRLLADRFRNSTIRNNTLARNRGDGLSARTELVVHEVSAASNRVLDNAGVGLNVNNRLSHAGVVELSDNLVAANAYGIRVAGAFGSRISNNTVVYNTHGLDAPVELREYRPGTGIVVEEGDAGAIFRTDEVSEELAELIDDREVERLLDRRPPDEYTVVLRPGKEGDVWDNGDAALSVQSLSADIPTGVVLRKGDEERQGVALRGNDVYGHDRGMMVNVNTLVDANTTTRLFVNATRTVVAERNYWGAETGPTHASIHPEGSGDRVVTRRGWVDFVPSASSPFGPRYHRPVANVAVSPTPAGVGERVVLSGRESSDADGSVESYRFAVAPTGNVSGPTDDASAPGNATASFGETGNYTVSLVVADEMGIESAAPAETTVAVRSRTATTTTSVGGTATTNATTRPSNETTLPSSAESAFLPRPTVFTTFGGLLGLVLYGSGLLLGAVGAFQTVRRAGVSVSGKTINALAVAGTTVWVGFGLFGTDGLLRVGVGSGALWVALVALLWAVTRFIYD is encoded by the coding sequence GTGAACCGCGCGCCAACTCGGACGCTCGCCCTGCTAATGGTCTTGATTCTGGGGGTTTCGGCGGTCGCTCCCGCGACGGCCGCGCTCGCGGCCGACGCCGCATCGGTCGGCAGTGCGGCGGACGACGCAACCTCGGCGAGCGCCGACGTAACCTACGTCGAGGCGGACATCACCGAGGACACGACGTGGTCCGCGGACGGAGGTCCCTACCGCGTCGCGGCCGACGTGACCGTCGAGGAGGGCGCGACGCTCGTCGTGGAACCCGGAACGACCGTCCAACCCGCGGCGAATATCGAGATTACGGTCCAAGGCAATCTCACCGCCGAGGGCACCGAGAGCGACCCGATTACGGTCGCAACTGCGCCCCAAGCCCCGGACGACGTTCGCTGGGCGTCGATTCGCTACGAGGGCGGGCGGCGCTCGCACCTCTCGCTCGCGCACGCGACGGTCGAAAACGCGACGAACGCGCTCACTGTCGGGAGCGCGGTCGGCCGAGTGGACGTTACCGCCGTCACCGTCCGCAACGCGAGTCGCAACGGAATTCTGGTCAGTGACGTGACCGGCACGCCCAAACTCACTGTCGAGGACTCGACGTTTACCAATATCGGCGAGCGAGGCGTCACCGTCACACCCGGTGCCGGAACAGTCGGCGAGTCGAACGTCGTTCCCATCTCGACCGAACTCGGCGACCGGACGATCCACCGAACCTCGCTCGCGCTCGGTGCCGATACGACGATGGACACGCTCCGAATCGACTACCGCGGACACGGAAACATCGCGGATCTGACACGGGGGTCGCTCCTCCAGTTCGGCATCGACCGCAATCGAAACGGCACCATCGACCGGTCGCTCCGTGCCGAAATCGAGAACGCCACCCACCGCAGGCCCAACGGCTACGAAATCGAACTCTCCGAGACGATTACCGTCCCAGCAGGCGCGACCGTCGTCGCCGTCTACGAGGACGTTGTCAACCCGCGAACCTACGGGACCTATCCCGTCGAACTCGACCTCCGGACGAACGGCGTCTCTCAGACCGCGACGACCGTCCTCCCCTTCGACCTCCGGTCGTCCGGCGCGGGGTCGAGTTCGGACGTGGCGGAGAGTCGTACTCGCGGAGTCACCGTCACGGGGTCAACCTTCGAATCGACGGGCGAGCAGGGCGTCTTCGTTGCGGCGGACAAGACCCGCCGCGTTCGGGTCACGGACAACTCCTTTTCTCACACCCGCGGGTCGGGAATCTCGCTTCGCGGTCGGCGGGTCGAGTCGTCGGTCATCAGCGGGAACCGCCTCTCGACTGTCGGTGACGGGGCCGACGGCGTCCGAGTCGCCGCCCAGCGAGCGACCGACCTGACACTCCGTGACAACCGAATCGCAGACGCCGACGCAGGTATCGGTCTCTACGCCAGCGAGGAGAACGCCGACCGGATTCGAATCGACTCGAACGCCGTCACCGAGAGTTCGACCGGGGTGCGCGTCCGCCACCGCGCGAAACACTACTCTCAGCACCTCTCGATGACGCTCGCCGACAACACGCTCTCTCAGAACGACGGCCGAGGCGTCTCAGTCGTCGCCTCCTCGACGCGACTCCGGGACATTGCAGTCCGGGGCAACGACGTGTCCGAGAACGGGGACGCCGGACTCCGCTTCAAGGGGAACGTCCTCTCTCGACTCGACGTTCGGGACAACCGCTTCGAGGGCAACGACGCCGACGGCGTGCGCTTGCTCGCCGACCGATTCCGCAACTCGACGATTCGGAACAACACGCTGGCTCGGAATCGCGGCGACGGTCTCTCCGCTCGGACGGAACTGGTCGTCCACGAGGTCTCGGCCGCGTCGAATCGCGTCCTCGACAACGCGGGCGTCGGCCTGAACGTGAACAACCGGTTGTCCCACGCCGGAGTGGTTGAGTTGTCGGACAACCTCGTGGCGGCGAACGCCTACGGAATCCGGGTCGCTGGCGCGTTCGGCAGTCGAATCTCGAACAACACCGTCGTCTACAACACCCACGGTCTTGACGCGCCGGTCGAACTCCGAGAGTATCGGCCGGGGACCGGCATCGTGGTCGAAGAGGGCGACGCGGGCGCTATCTTCCGAACCGACGAGGTCAGCGAGGAACTCGCCGAACTCATCGACGACCGCGAAGTCGAGCGACTGCTCGACCGCCGCCCGCCCGACGAGTACACCGTCGTTCTCCGCCCCGGCAAGGAAGGCGACGTTTGGGACAACGGGGACGCCGCGCTCTCGGTGCAGTCGCTTTCGGCGGACATCCCCACCGGCGTCGTGCTTCGGAAAGGAGACGAGGAGCGACAGGGTGTCGCCCTCCGGGGCAACGACGTGTACGGCCACGACCGCGGGATGATGGTCAACGTCAATACGCTCGTGGACGCGAACACGACCACGCGCCTGTTCGTCAACGCCACCCGGACCGTCGTCGCCGAGCGTAACTACTGGGGTGCTGAAACCGGGCCGACTCACGCCTCGATTCACCCCGAGGGGTCCGGCGACCGAGTCGTGACTCGGCGCGGGTGGGTCGATTTCGTCCCCTCGGCGTCCTCGCCGTTCGGTCCGCGCTACCACCGGCCGGTGGCGAACGTCGCCGTCTCGCCGACTCCCGCGGGAGTCGGCGAGCGCGTGGTCCTCTCGGGCCGCGAGTCCAGCGACGCCGACGGGAGCGTCGAGAGCTATCGGTTCGCGGTCGCTCCGACTGGGAACGTCTCGGGACCGACCGACGACGCGTCCGCGCCGGGGAACGCGACCGCCTCCTTCGGCGAGACGGGCAACTACACCGTCTCGCTGGTCGTCGCCGACGAGATGGGAATCGAGAGCGCCGCGCCCGCCGAGACCACTGTCGCGGTCCGCAGCCGAACCGCGACGACCACGACGAGCGTGGGCGGTACGGCGACCACGAACGCGACCACCCGACCGAGTAACGAGACGACGCTCCCGTCGAGCGCCGAGAGCGCCTTCCTGCCGCGACCGACCGTTTTCACCACATTCGGGGGTCTCCTCGGTCTCGTCCTCTACGGGAGCGGCCTGCTCCTTGGCGCGGTCGGCGCGTTCCAGACGGTTCGACGCGCGGGCGTCTCCGTCAGCGGGAAGACCATCAACGCGCTCGCGGTCGCCGGAACGACCGTCTGGGTCGGGTTCGGCCTATTCGGAACCGACGGACTGCTCAGGGTCGGGGTCGGGAGCGGCGCGCTGTGGGTCGCGCTGGTCGCCCTGCTCTGGGCGGTGACGCGATTCATCTACGACTGA
- a CDS encoding AI-2E family transporter: protein MSQSRQWVLAGVLALVGLLAAAVLFDVLGTVFLAITVAYVLVPLHERFVERGVPSWWASAAASAVAFVSVLLLFLSFGFLLYRRRSELVDFLIGLPNSVTFELFGAAYTVEAGFVTEILREYLGVVALGLARTAPVLALKGTLFALLVFGLLVGRERARRALLAPIPHAYRDVVAAFHERTRATLYAIYVLQAATAVGTFLVALPVFYALDFPFVFTLALVAGFLQFLPIVGPSFLVALLALYRLTGDDLTGAILVFVVGGLVIGWLPDAVIRTRLARETADLPGSLYFVGFTGGLLSVGPIGFIAGPLVVALLVEASELLAAEVNGYEAYRPQS, encoded by the coding sequence ATGTCTCAGTCGCGCCAGTGGGTGCTGGCGGGCGTGTTGGCGCTGGTCGGTCTACTCGCGGCCGCGGTGCTGTTCGACGTGTTGGGCACCGTCTTCCTCGCCATCACGGTGGCCTACGTTCTCGTGCCGCTCCACGAGCGGTTCGTCGAGCGCGGGGTGCCGTCGTGGTGGGCCAGCGCGGCCGCCAGCGCCGTCGCGTTCGTGAGCGTCCTTTTGCTGTTCCTATCGTTCGGCTTTCTGCTCTACCGGCGACGGAGCGAGTTGGTAGATTTCCTGATCGGTCTCCCCAATAGCGTCACCTTCGAGCTGTTCGGCGCGGCGTACACGGTTGAGGCCGGGTTCGTGACGGAGATACTGCGCGAGTACCTCGGCGTCGTCGCGCTCGGACTCGCGCGCACCGCGCCGGTCCTCGCGCTCAAGGGCACCCTGTTCGCGTTGTTGGTGTTCGGCCTGCTCGTGGGACGAGAGCGGGCGCGTCGCGCTCTGCTCGCGCCGATTCCCCACGCCTACCGCGACGTTGTCGCGGCGTTCCACGAGCGCACCCGCGCCACGCTCTACGCCATTTACGTCCTGCAAGCCGCGACAGCGGTCGGGACCTTCCTCGTGGCGCTCCCCGTGTTCTACGCCCTCGATTTCCCGTTCGTGTTCACGCTCGCGCTCGTGGCTGGCTTCCTCCAGTTTCTCCCCATCGTCGGTCCCTCGTTCCTCGTCGCCCTGCTGGCGCTCTATCGCCTGACCGGCGACGACCTCACGGGCGCAATACTGGTCTTCGTCGTGGGCGGCCTCGTCATCGGGTGGTTGCCCGACGCGGTCATCCGGACGCGGTTGGCCCGCGAGACGGCCGACCTGCCCGGAAGCCTCTACTTTGTCGGCTTCACGGGCGGCCTGCTCAGCGTCGGTCCCATCGGATTCATCGCCGGGCCGCTCGTCGTTGCGCTCCTCGTGGAGGCCAGCGAGTTGCTGGCCGCCGAGGTCAACGGCTACGAAGCGTACCGTCCTCAGTCGTAG